From Saccopteryx leptura isolate mSacLep1 chromosome 3, mSacLep1_pri_phased_curated, whole genome shotgun sequence, one genomic window encodes:
- the CTBS gene encoding di-N-acetylchitobiase, whose protein sequence is MSRPSLRLPFFLARLWSSAPGIAPLLLPLLLVLPLLLVLPLGAGTNCPCQDPALCQPIRSRPNFEVFVFDVGGKTWKSYDWSQITTVALFGKYDSELMCYAHSKGARVVLKGDISLKDIIDPNFRASWIAQQVNLAKTQYMDGINLDIEQEVNSSSPEYDALTALVKETADSFHREIEGSQVTFDVAWSPKCIDRRCYNYTGIADACDFLFVMSYDEQSQVWSECIAAANAPYNQTLTAYDDYIEMGINPKKLVMGLPWYGYDYTCLTLSKDHVCNIAKVPFRGAPCSDAAGRQVPYKVIMKQVNISISGILWDEYQKSPYYNYKDSSGRFHQVWYDNPKSVSLKAAYIPTHGLRGIGMWNANCLDYSGDAVARQQTEDMWKALQPKL, encoded by the exons ATGTCCAGGCCGTCGCTCAGGCTCCCGTTCTTCCTAGCCCGTCTATGGAGCAGCGCCCCTGGGATCGCTCcgctgctgctgccactgctgctgGTGCTGCCATTGCTGCTGGTGCTGCCACTCGGGGCTGGGACCAATTGCCCGTGCCAGGATCCAGCGCTCTGCCAACCCATCCGCAGCCGCCCCAACTTCGAG GTCTTTGTGTTTGATGTTGGTGGCAAAACTTGGAAATCTTATGACTGGTCACAGATTACAACTGTGGCACTTTTTGGAAAATATGACTCAGAACTTATGTGCTATGCTCATTCAAAAGGAGCCAGAGTAGTGCTAAAAG GAGATATCTCATTAAAGGATATCATTGATCCTAATTTCAGAGCATCCTGGATAGCTCAACAAGTTAATTTGGCCAAAACACAATATATGGATGGAATTAATTTAGACATAGAGCAAGAAGTAAATTCTTCATCACCTGAATATGATGCATTAACTGCTTTAGTCAAAGAAACTGCAGATTCTTTCCATCGTGAAATTGAGGGGTCACAG GTAACCTTTGATGTAGCGTGGTCTCCAAAGTGCATAGACAGAAGGTGCTATAATTATACTGGCATTGCAGATGCTTGTGACTTCCTCTTTGTGATGTCTTATGATGAACAAAGTCAGGTCTGGTCAGAATGTATTGCAGCAGCCAATGCTCCCTATAATCAGACATTAACTG CATATGATGACTATATCGAGATGGGCATTAACCCTAAGAAACTTGTAATGGGTCTTCCCTGGTATGGTTATGATTATACTTGCCTGACTCTGTCAAAG GATCATGTTTGTAATATTGCAAAAGTCCCTTTCCGGGGAGCTCCTTGTAGTGATGCTGCAGGACGTCAGGTGCCCTATAAAGTAATTATGAagcaagtaaacatttctatttctggAATCCTGTGGGATGAATATCAGAAGTCACCATATTATAACTATAAA gATTCTTCTGGCCGTTTCCATCAAGTGTGGTATGATAACCCAAAGAGCGTTTCTTTAAAGGCAGCCTATATCCCCACCCATGGCTTACGGGGCATTGGCATGTGGAATGCAAACTGCCTTGACTACTCTGGAGATGCTGTAGCCAGACAGCAAACCGAAGACATGTGGAAAGCCTTACAACCAAAGCTGTGA